One genomic segment of Desulfocapsa sulfexigens DSM 10523 includes these proteins:
- a CDS encoding TolC family protein codes for MKWFLKIFLVALVMEVLTFGSGFCEQDSGSPVIENSITLNRAIEIALQHNRSLQRSLLTLTSSKLSVKAREDDFDIKIIPGTMVTSNSSNDKYVSGQVRILKETEVGITASITPRIEQQGDLYTSSVNVLLNVPLLNGFGTDYALDGLYSARYDLESSEQSYYQQQVNTVIKTVSTVYEIIKDQQQMGLLNNQLSGLEKHLMLTKMKEKTGLATAMDLYRAELRLKDVQNEMTTVNERFDNHVDQLKDLLSIAMQGELTVTAPVDYEPVITHLDEAVAIALENRIEIEQSKRRSEESRRKMLLARNNILPRVDLDVGYRRYGDNSSFQLDEEDWTIGLNGSSDLARSQEKTAFEQANIRYRQSKIDLESTQESVVREVRAQINQMKKNEQLIVDRREQARQTEGKLELALSKFNHGLADNFDLLEAQTEMQQVKTDLLFDTIGYIVDTYKLRSVLGTLLDR; via the coding sequence ATGAAATGGTTTTTAAAAATATTTTTGGTGGCCCTGGTGATGGAGGTCTTAACTTTCGGGAGTGGATTCTGTGAACAGGATTCTGGTAGTCCTGTAATAGAAAATTCAATCACTTTAAATCGAGCCATTGAAATAGCACTGCAGCATAATCGTTCTCTTCAGCGCTCTCTTCTTACCCTGACTTCCTCAAAGCTCAGTGTCAAAGCCAGAGAAGATGATTTTGATATCAAAATCATACCCGGTACTATGGTAACCTCGAATTCTTCAAACGATAAGTATGTATCCGGTCAGGTGAGAATTCTCAAAGAAACTGAAGTCGGAATTACAGCTTCAATAACACCGAGAATTGAACAACAGGGAGATCTGTACACTTCATCGGTGAATGTTTTGTTGAATGTGCCACTTTTGAATGGCTTTGGCACTGATTATGCTCTTGATGGCTTGTATAGTGCCCGCTATGACCTTGAAAGTTCAGAGCAGTCCTATTATCAGCAACAGGTCAATACCGTAATTAAAACTGTTTCAACTGTTTATGAAATAATTAAGGATCAGCAACAGATGGGCCTGCTGAACAATCAGCTTAGTGGCCTGGAGAAACATCTGATGTTGACCAAAATGAAAGAAAAGACAGGACTTGCCACAGCTATGGATCTGTACAGAGCTGAATTGAGGCTTAAAGATGTGCAGAATGAAATGACCACCGTCAACGAGCGATTTGATAATCATGTGGATCAATTAAAGGATCTCTTATCCATCGCAATGCAGGGGGAGTTGACCGTCACTGCTCCTGTCGATTATGAGCCTGTTATTACTCACCTTGATGAAGCTGTTGCCATAGCTCTTGAAAACCGTATCGAAATTGAACAATCGAAGCGAAGGAGTGAAGAATCCAGGAGAAAGATGCTTCTGGCCAGGAATAATATTCTGCCCAGAGTCGATTTGGATGTGGGATATCGAAGATATGGTGATAACAGTTCCTTTCAACTCGATGAGGAAGATTGGACCATAGGGCTGAATGGTTCTTCGGATCTTGCAAGATCCCAGGAGAAAACAGCATTTGAACAGGCCAACATCAGATATCGGCAATCAAAGATTGATCTGGAGAGCACTCAGGAAAGCGTTGTTAGAGAAGTTCGGGCTCAGATAAATCAGATGAAAAAAAATGAGCAGCTCATCGTTGATCGCCGAGAGCAGGCCAGACAAACAGAGGGCAAGCTGGAACTTGCGTTGTCCAAATTCAACCATGGTCTGGCAGATAACTTCGATTTGTTAGAAGCACAGACAGAGATGCAGCAGGTCAAGACAGATCTGTTGTTTGATACCATTGGGTATATTGTCGATACCTACAAACTGCGTTCAGTTTTGGGAACACTCCTTGACAGGTAG
- a CDS encoding lysylphosphatidylglycerol synthase transmembrane domain-containing protein: MAVSSKKKKIALKAVFSLAFIYVLFSFVQGNQLLLMFQRINWFYLSLSLLLTPVMIAVSCCKWMMILNAGQNNVPFLTLFRIYLIGYFFSNMLPSTVGGDVVRSYYTGKIIQDQSYSAIAIFIERFSGIFFLFLLVLFAPLVKPSLYLSPFVFVPVIASLILTLSTLWMAKVKKPFVFADVIVASGLKVFRKTMVLFGRKDPQVFIGTIEDHYKAFIQRLEKLHLKVVQAFETIFKDKILFLKLTFVTALFYLLTWVNVSLALLAFGVNHQFSDICALVPTILFVAHFPVTILGNLGFFESVFVFYLLLVDIPGNGSLAMGLLLRMKMLLIGIVGFYVYLVYKHATGDDAKQLGAVDEKKHLSSDVKKESPENDSC; encoded by the coding sequence GTGGCAGTGAGTAGCAAGAAGAAAAAAATTGCCTTAAAAGCTGTTTTCAGCCTGGCTTTTATCTATGTTTTGTTTTCATTTGTACAGGGCAATCAGCTGCTCTTGATGTTTCAGCGGATTAACTGGTTTTACCTGTCCTTGTCTTTGCTGTTAACTCCGGTCATGATTGCAGTGAGTTGCTGTAAATGGATGATGATTCTGAACGCAGGACAGAATAATGTTCCGTTTTTGACACTGTTTCGCATCTATCTGATTGGGTATTTCTTTTCCAATATGCTGCCGTCAACGGTTGGCGGCGATGTTGTTAGATCCTATTATACCGGCAAGATTATTCAGGATCAGTCCTATTCGGCAATTGCCATTTTCATAGAGCGTTTCTCCGGTATTTTCTTTCTTTTTCTTCTCGTTCTCTTTGCACCACTTGTAAAGCCGTCACTCTACTTGAGTCCCTTTGTCTTTGTTCCAGTTATCGCCTCCCTTATTCTCACTCTCAGTACTCTCTGGATGGCAAAGGTCAAAAAACCGTTTGTTTTTGCCGATGTGATTGTTGCCTCTGGTTTAAAGGTTTTCAGAAAAACAATGGTACTGTTTGGTAGAAAAGACCCCCAGGTATTCATCGGAACAATTGAAGATCACTATAAAGCATTTATACAGCGGCTAGAAAAGTTGCATCTCAAGGTGGTCCAGGCATTTGAGACAATCTTTAAAGATAAAATATTATTTTTGAAGTTGACATTTGTTACGGCTCTTTTTTATCTGCTTACCTGGGTTAATGTGTCTCTTGCGTTACTGGCGTTTGGTGTTAACCATCAGTTTTCCGATATTTGCGCCCTGGTGCCAACTATCCTCTTTGTTGCCCATTTTCCAGTTACCATTCTCGGGAACCTGGGGTTTTTTGAGTCAGTTTTTGTTTTTTATCTTCTGCTGGTCGATATCCCAGGCAACGGTTCTCTGGCCATGGGATTACTTTTACGAATGAAAATGTTGCTTATCGGTATTGTCGGTTTTTATGTTTATCTTGTATATAAACACGCTACGGGGGATGATGCGAAGCAGTTAGGGGCGGTGGATGAAAAAAAGCACCTAAGCAGTGATGTGAAAAAGGAGTCTCCTGAAAATGATAGTTGTTGA
- a CDS encoding acyltransferase, with protein MIVVEKKSIQEKVSGNSGMFAKYRVAMVGDGGNLTLFLYELINFFCTPVPGISGVLFRRLFFPLLLGKIGTAVRIYENCTIRNGRNIVLGDNVCIEKEVTLDVKPGENKIVLGDNVIIGNRVIFNCSGGVISIGDGTVVGSHCRLGSLLGNTIGCHCRIGRDSCIVGAGHATGDLEKAIVRQPITCNGPSIIGDYVSIGERVTLLDGVRVGSHVTICSDSLVLQDIPDNCTVSGVPAKIISKESVQGRRL; from the coding sequence ATGATAGTTGTTGAAAAAAAATCTATCCAGGAAAAGGTCTCTGGCAACTCCGGAATGTTTGCTAAATACAGAGTGGCAATGGTTGGTGACGGTGGGAACCTGACTCTTTTCCTGTATGAACTGATTAACTTTTTTTGTACACCCGTGCCGGGGATATCGGGTGTTTTGTTTAGGAGATTGTTTTTTCCTCTGCTGCTTGGGAAAATCGGTACAGCTGTTCGTATTTACGAAAACTGCACGATACGCAATGGTCGTAATATTGTGCTAGGTGATAATGTTTGTATTGAAAAGGAAGTCACGCTGGACGTGAAACCCGGGGAAAATAAAATTGTACTCGGTGATAATGTTATCATAGGAAACCGTGTAATCTTCAATTGCTCTGGTGGTGTGATTTCCATCGGTGACGGGACAGTGGTTGGATCGCATTGTCGACTCGGTTCTTTACTTGGTAACACGATAGGCTGTCATTGCAGAATAGGCAGAGATAGTTGTATTGTCGGGGCAGGTCATGCCACCGGTGATCTTGAGAAAGCCATCGTTCGCCAGCCGATAACCTGTAATGGCCCGAGCATTATCGGCGATTATGTGTCAATTGGGGAAAGAGTCACTCTGCTGGATGGGGTCAGGGTTGGTTCACATGTCACAATCTGTTCCGACTCCCTGGTGCTTCAGGATATCCCTGATAATTGTACTGTTTCAGGAGTCCCTGCAAAGATCATTTCCAAAGAGTCGGTTCAGGGGAGAAGACTGTAA
- a CDS encoding acyltransferase yields MYKFLQWCPGAVGLLLRQKLYPRYLKNCGRNVLFGRFVEFANAREKITIGSGVVLNDFVCLDGGDPSDFDSPLIIEDNVFIGTGTTVKVTGGSIRIGAGTNIGSDCLVQSDLPVVFEHDVLVAAFCEIGKRDCARQQLLDHVDSDSSNLNKETSVKEGGWIGVRGKIKAGHHIGEGTIIGAHSNVVTDLADKVVAIGDPAQVLRERKEPQVIGRKS; encoded by the coding sequence TTGTATAAATTCCTCCAATGGTGCCCTGGTGCAGTTGGCTTGTTGTTGAGGCAGAAACTCTATCCGAGGTATCTGAAGAATTGTGGACGCAATGTCCTTTTTGGCAGGTTTGTTGAGTTTGCCAATGCCAGGGAGAAAATCACCATTGGCTCCGGAGTGGTACTTAATGATTTTGTGTGTCTCGATGGTGGTGATCCATCGGATTTTGATTCCCCTCTGATCATAGAGGACAACGTATTTATTGGTACTGGGACCACGGTTAAAGTAACGGGTGGTAGTATACGTATTGGTGCCGGCACAAACATCGGAAGTGATTGCCTCGTACAGTCTGATCTACCAGTTGTGTTTGAACATGATGTTCTGGTTGCTGCCTTTTGTGAAATAGGGAAGAGAGATTGTGCCAGACAGCAATTGCTCGACCATGTGGATTCTGACAGCAGTAATTTAAATAAGGAAACAAGCGTTAAAGAGGGCGGCTGGATTGGCGTTCGTGGAAAAATAAAGGCCGGGCATCATATCGGTGAGGGAACCATTATAGGTGCTCATTCCAATGTCGTTACCGATTTGGCGGATAAGGTCGTGGCAATCGGTGATCCGGCCCAGGTACTGCGTGAGCGGAAGGAACCTCAAGTCATAGGAAGAAAGAGTTGA